In Sphingomonas panacisoli, one genomic interval encodes:
- the erpA gene encoding iron-sulfur cluster insertion protein ErpA: MATLASDVTLTPAAAARVAAIAERQGKPAILRLSVEGGGCSGFQYKFGLADAPEAGDTIAETDGVRLVVDDMSLDLVRGSAVDFVDNLGGAHFAVTNPNAASGCGCGTSFSV; encoded by the coding sequence ATGGCAACGCTCGCATCCGACGTGACCCTCACCCCCGCAGCCGCTGCGCGAGTCGCGGCTATCGCCGAGCGGCAGGGCAAGCCTGCCATCCTGCGACTGTCGGTCGAAGGCGGCGGGTGTTCGGGGTTCCAGTACAAGTTCGGCCTGGCCGACGCGCCGGAAGCGGGCGACACGATCGCGGAGACCGACGGCGTGCGGCTGGTGGTCGACGACATGAGCCTCGATCTCGTGCGCGGATCGGCGGTCGATTTCGTCGATAATCTCGGCGGCGCGCACTTCGCGGTGACCAATCCCAACGCCGCGTCCGGTTGCGGCTGCGGCACGAGCTTTTCAGTCTGA
- a CDS encoding NepR family anti-sigma factor, whose product MPDRRSSKGGTPGNVGDKSKKAKDEAMGTALRTVYHDAVSEPVPDEMLDLLRKLG is encoded by the coding sequence TTGCCTGATCGGCGGTCATCAAAAGGCGGGACGCCCGGCAACGTTGGCGACAAGAGCAAGAAGGCAAAGGACGAAGCGATGGGGACCGCGCTGCGCACGGTCTATCATGACGCCGTCAGCGAACCTGTCCCCGACGAAATGCTCGATCTCCTCCGTAAGCTGGGATAG
- a CDS encoding response regulator translates to MSLGQQLAPHLPFLRRYGRALTGSQEHGDRYVRAALEAIVAAPDEFPRDVEPRLGLYRTFQVIWRTTNADDEVALSDDGSAAEGQEAVANARLARMTPLSRQALLLTAMEGFTPEDAGYLIDHDADEVEALVTEALAEIEKQTRARVLIIEDEPIIAMDIETIVRDLGHDVTGVAVTRDEAVASAMSERPGLVLADIQLADDSSGIDAVKDILAEFQVPVIFITAFPERLLTGERPEPTFLITKPFQRSTVKAAISQALFFDESTIPA, encoded by the coding sequence ATGTCGCTTGGTCAGCAGCTTGCACCTCACCTGCCTTTCTTGCGTCGCTACGGCCGCGCGCTGACCGGAAGCCAGGAACATGGCGACCGTTACGTCCGCGCCGCGCTGGAAGCGATCGTCGCCGCGCCGGACGAGTTCCCGCGCGACGTCGAGCCGCGGCTGGGACTGTACCGCACATTCCAAGTCATCTGGCGTACGACCAATGCCGACGACGAAGTCGCGCTCAGCGACGACGGGTCGGCGGCGGAAGGGCAGGAGGCGGTCGCCAATGCCCGCCTCGCACGCATGACGCCGCTGTCGCGCCAGGCGCTGCTGCTGACCGCGATGGAAGGGTTCACGCCGGAGGACGCCGGGTACCTGATCGACCACGACGCCGACGAGGTCGAGGCGCTGGTGACGGAGGCGCTGGCCGAGATCGAGAAGCAGACCCGCGCGCGGGTGCTGATCATCGAGGACGAGCCGATCATCGCGATGGATATCGAGACGATCGTCCGCGACCTGGGTCACGACGTGACCGGCGTTGCGGTCACGCGCGACGAAGCCGTGGCCTCTGCGATGAGCGAGCGGCCGGGTCTCGTGCTCGCCGATATCCAGCTCGCCGACGACAGTTCGGGGATCGACGCGGTCAAGGACATCCTGGCCGAATTCCAGGTGCCGGTGATCTTCATCACCGCCTTCCCGGAGCGTCTACTGACCGGCGAGCGGCCCGAGCCGACCTTCCTGATCACCAAGCCGTTCCAGCGGTCGACGGTGAAGGCGGCGATCAGCCAGGCGCTGTTCTTCGACGAGAGCACGATCCCGGCTTAA
- a CDS encoding N-acetyltransferase: MPSPAAIRPIDSKADRKKFVDLPFRLYKNDPNWVPPLKGEALGLITPEKNGWFSHAKAQLFLAERDGRVVGRISAHIDTLALTMPADKGFGPGCGQWGYMDAEDEDTAKALIATAEGWLRDQGMNRALGPISMSIWEEPGLLVQGYDHAPTIMMGHAKPEYKGWIEGAGYTHAKTLQTYDLDVTKEFPPIVQRIIKSGERNPSIRIREVDKSKFDEEAAIILAILNDAWSDNWGFVPLTPPEIDDVGVKLKPIVFNDLIRIAELDGKPVAFMITLPDLNEAIKPLNGSLLPFGWAKLLLWLRKPKVRTMRVPLMGVVKELQASRLAGQLAFMMIEYIRRAAVANYGATRGEIGWVLDDNQGMNAIADAIDSHVNKVYVIYEKTL; encoded by the coding sequence ATGCCCTCCCCAGCCGCCATCCGACCGATCGACAGCAAGGCCGACCGCAAGAAGTTCGTCGACCTCCCTTTCCGCCTCTACAAGAACGACCCGAACTGGGTGCCGCCGCTGAAGGGCGAAGCGCTCGGGCTGATCACGCCGGAGAAGAACGGCTGGTTCAGCCACGCCAAGGCGCAACTGTTCCTGGCGGAGCGCGATGGCCGTGTGGTCGGACGTATATCCGCGCATATCGATACGCTCGCGCTGACGATGCCCGCCGACAAGGGGTTCGGGCCGGGTTGCGGGCAATGGGGTTATATGGATGCCGAGGACGAGGACACCGCCAAGGCGTTGATCGCGACCGCGGAAGGCTGGTTGCGCGACCAGGGCATGAACCGTGCGCTCGGCCCGATCAGCATGTCGATCTGGGAGGAGCCGGGGCTGCTCGTCCAGGGCTACGATCACGCGCCGACGATCATGATGGGCCATGCCAAGCCCGAATATAAGGGCTGGATCGAAGGCGCCGGCTACACTCATGCCAAGACGCTGCAGACCTACGATCTCGACGTGACGAAGGAATTTCCGCCGATCGTCCAGCGCATCATCAAGTCGGGCGAACGCAACCCGAGCATTCGCATCCGCGAGGTCGACAAGTCGAAGTTCGACGAGGAAGCCGCGATTATCCTGGCGATCCTCAACGATGCATGGTCCGACAACTGGGGCTTCGTGCCGCTGACCCCGCCGGAGATCGACGATGTCGGCGTGAAGCTGAAGCCGATCGTGTTCAACGACCTGATCCGCATCGCCGAACTCGACGGCAAGCCGGTCGCGTTCATGATCACGCTCCCCGACCTCAACGAAGCGATCAAGCCGCTCAACGGATCGCTGTTGCCGTTCGGTTGGGCGAAACTGCTGCTGTGGCTGCGCAAGCCCAAAGTGCGGACGATGCGCGTACCGTTGATGGGCGTGGTCAAGGAATTGCAGGCGTCGCGGCTGGCGGGGCAGCTCGCCTTCATGATGATCGAATATATCCGCCGTGCGGCGGTCGCGAATTACGGCGCGACGCGGGGCGAGATCGGCTGGGTGCTCGACGACAATCAGGGCATGAACGCCATCGCCGACGCGATCGATAGTCACGTCAACAAGGTATATGTGATCTACGAAAAGACGTTGTGA
- a CDS encoding peroxiredoxin encodes MSVEIGDDLPDLELTGADGPIRLRDYVGKPLVLYFYPKDDTAGCTKEAQEFSALGDDFAKAGAVVLGVSKDTQAKHAKFTAKYGLTVPLASDERQVIEAFGAWVPKVLYGRDYMGIDRSTWLFDKTGKLVRSWRKVKVPGHVEQVLSAVKELG; translated from the coding sequence ATGAGCGTTGAGATAGGGGACGATCTGCCCGACCTCGAATTGACCGGCGCCGACGGCCCGATCCGGCTGCGCGATTATGTCGGCAAGCCGTTAGTGCTCTATTTCTATCCCAAGGACGATACCGCGGGCTGCACCAAGGAAGCGCAGGAATTCAGCGCGCTCGGTGACGATTTTGCCAAGGCCGGGGCGGTCGTCCTCGGCGTGTCCAAGGACACGCAGGCCAAGCACGCCAAGTTCACCGCCAAATACGGCCTGACAGTGCCGCTCGCGAGCGACGAACGCCAGGTGATCGAGGCGTTCGGCGCCTGGGTGCCGAAAGTGCTTTACGGCCGCGACTATATGGGTATCGACCGCTCGACCTGGCTGTTCGACAAGACCGGGAAACTGGTCAGAAGCTGGCGCAAGGTGAAGGTGCCCGGACACGTCGAACAAGTGCTGTCGGCGGTGAAGGAACTCGGGTGA
- a CDS encoding transporter — protein MRLALFAGLLLLPGVAWAEDGKPRDYCPARPGLGSPACTIDSGRVSVETSLTDWTLDKQPGDRTDTILIGDTLVRIGLTKTLEAQIGWTPVGFVRERQGGSVDRATRTGDVTLGLKANLANPDGSGLSFAVQPFVTLPAGRTPVGAGDWGAGVVVPVTYDLSKTVNVQFVPEIDAAVNGDGRGRHFAASAVVGLGIALNDKLTVELEGQALRDADPMGKTWQDSAALSFAYKVNDDLQLDIGGIAGLNRDAPDLELLAGVSRRF, from the coding sequence ATGAGGCTCGCTCTCTTCGCCGGTCTGCTGCTGCTCCCTGGCGTGGCCTGGGCCGAGGACGGCAAGCCGCGCGATTATTGCCCCGCGCGCCCGGGATTGGGCTCGCCCGCCTGCACGATCGACTCGGGCCGCGTGTCGGTCGAGACGTCGCTCACCGACTGGACGCTCGACAAGCAGCCGGGCGACCGCACCGACACGATTCTGATCGGCGACACGCTGGTCCGGATCGGGCTGACGAAGACGCTCGAGGCGCAGATCGGCTGGACGCCGGTCGGATTCGTGCGCGAACGCCAGGGCGGCAGCGTCGATCGCGCGACGCGCACCGGTGACGTGACGCTGGGGCTCAAGGCGAACCTCGCCAATCCCGACGGTAGCGGGCTGTCGTTTGCGGTGCAGCCGTTCGTCACGCTCCCCGCCGGTCGCACGCCGGTCGGCGCGGGGGATTGGGGGGCGGGCGTGGTGGTGCCGGTGACCTACGATCTGTCGAAAACGGTCAACGTCCAGTTCGTGCCGGAGATCGATGCCGCGGTGAACGGCGATGGGCGCGGCCGCCATTTTGCGGCAAGCGCGGTGGTCGGACTGGGCATCGCGCTCAACGACAAGCTGACGGTCGAGCTCGAAGGGCAGGCGCTCCGCGACGCCGATCCGATGGGCAAGACGTGGCAGGACAGCGCGGCGCTGTCGTTCGCGTACAAGGTCAATGACGACCTCCAGCTCGATATCGGCGGTATCGCGGGGCTCAATCGCGACGCGCCCGACCTCGAACTCCTGGCCGGGGTATCGCGCCGCTTCTGA
- a CDS encoding sigma-70 family RNA polymerase sigma factor, whose product MTTIDSDAMNEGEAVEHVALSDTEFKEQLGQVIPHLRAFGRSLSGSRDLADDLVQETLMKAWAARQRFQAGTNMRAWTFIILRNLYLSQMRRARFKGEWDDLVADRVLAAPASQDKHVELGDMQRALLHLPQPQREALILVGAGGFAYEEAAEICNVAVGTIKSRVARGRVALEALLSGGDMSSRRTAPDNQGRTALDTIMDEVDDLSGDHHPRPDDIEDEDDD is encoded by the coding sequence ATGACCACGATCGACAGCGATGCCATGAACGAGGGGGAAGCGGTCGAGCACGTCGCGCTGTCGGACACCGAGTTCAAAGAGCAATTGGGACAGGTCATTCCGCACCTGCGCGCGTTCGGCCGTTCGCTGTCGGGCAGCCGCGATCTCGCCGACGATCTCGTCCAGGAAACGCTGATGAAGGCGTGGGCCGCGCGTCAGCGATTCCAGGCCGGCACCAACATGCGCGCCTGGACGTTCATCATCCTGCGCAATCTCTATCTCAGTCAGATGCGCCGTGCGCGGTTCAAGGGCGAATGGGACGATCTGGTCGCCGACCGGGTGCTCGCCGCACCCGCCAGTCAGGATAAGCATGTCGAACTGGGCGATATGCAACGCGCGCTGCTGCATCTTCCGCAACCGCAGCGTGAGGCGCTGATCCTCGTCGGTGCCGGTGGCTTCGCCTATGAAGAAGCCGCTGAAATCTGCAACGTCGCGGTCGGCACGATCAAAAGCCGCGTTGCGCGTGGGCGGGTCGCGCTCGAAGCGTTGCTGAGCGGAGGTGACATGTCGTCACGTCGCACCGCGCCGGACAATCAAGGCCGCACCGCGCTCGACACGATCATGGATGAAGTCGATGACCTGAGCGGCGACCATCACCCACGACCCGACGATATCGAGGACGAAGACGACGATTAA
- a CDS encoding bifunctional [glutamine synthetase] adenylyltransferase/[glutamine synthetase]-adenylyl-L-tyrosine phosphorylase, whose product MARASAHAPFLRVAIEQQPDLVADLAQGIVPDPAPFDPDLPIGIAMRRARRREALIVAIADLAGALDLDGVTRRLTAFADRALDAAIRAAILERVPDAEPVGLAAIALGKQGSCELNYSSDIDPILLFDPTTLPRRARDEPEEAAVRIGRRVVELLQARDGEGYVLRVDLRLRPSPEVTPIVLPVNAAISYYESAALPWERAAFIRARAAAGDLALGRHFLDAIRPFVWRRAVDFGAVGEIREITRRIRDHHSQGQAFGPGYDLKRGRGGIREIEFFAQIHQLIHGGRDPALRAPATMDALDGLAAAGRISRDEAAALKAAYVAFRTTEHRLQMVDDRQTHALPRAQDALDNVGLLAGLGSGASLIAMLNPHVVAVGGIYDSLDPPDTVALSSDDDTLPAQLEAIGFADAATAVQLVERWRGGSYPALRSPAARQALEAVLPSLMAALGQAPDPRAALIQVDAMLSRLPSAINFFRLLEARPQLAQLMATILSHAPPLAEALGRRPALLDGLIDATALAPVGDVSTLIAEMARGEAGDDYQATLDRVRRIVGEKRFGLGAQLVAGASDPLDVSHGYARVAVAAIEVLAAATVADFAATHGRVPDSELLILALGRLGGGALTHASDLDLIYLFTGDFSAESDGAKPLGAVHYYNRLAQRVSAALSVPTAAGPLYEIDTRLRPSGAQGPLVVSLDGFARYQREDAWTWEHMALTRARAIFGSDAARSAVAAVIDEVLQTPRDHAKTVADAVEMRSEMARHKPPAGPLDAKLLPGGLVDLEFAVHVAQLTHNAGFDADLDPAIATLADRDILPATMGEAYRLLTRILVLLRLVAPDSQPPSDATRALIVRVLGTSDWDTLVARFDATRQEVAAVWADVSGGTNER is encoded by the coding sequence ATTGCGCGCGCTTCCGCGCATGCACCGTTTCTGCGCGTCGCGATCGAGCAGCAGCCCGATCTGGTTGCCGACCTTGCGCAAGGGATCGTCCCCGATCCAGCGCCGTTCGACCCCGATCTCCCGATCGGCATCGCGATGCGGCGGGCGCGGCGTCGGGAGGCGCTGATCGTTGCGATTGCGGACTTGGCGGGCGCGCTCGATCTCGATGGGGTAACGCGGCGGCTGACGGCGTTTGCCGACCGCGCGCTCGACGCCGCGATCCGCGCCGCGATCCTGGAGCGCGTGCCCGATGCCGAACCTGTAGGGCTCGCCGCGATCGCGCTGGGCAAGCAGGGGAGTTGCGAACTCAATTATTCGTCGGACATCGATCCGATCCTGTTGTTCGACCCAACGACCTTGCCGCGCCGCGCGCGTGACGAACCCGAGGAGGCCGCGGTCCGGATCGGTCGCCGCGTCGTCGAACTGCTCCAGGCGCGCGACGGCGAGGGTTATGTGCTGCGCGTCGATCTGCGCCTGCGCCCGTCGCCAGAGGTCACGCCGATCGTGCTGCCGGTCAACGCCGCGATCTCCTATTACGAGAGCGCGGCGCTGCCGTGGGAGCGCGCCGCGTTCATTCGCGCGCGTGCCGCCGCCGGCGATCTTGCGCTGGGGCGGCATTTCCTCGACGCGATCCGCCCGTTCGTCTGGCGCCGCGCGGTGGATTTCGGTGCGGTCGGTGAAATCCGCGAGATCACGCGCCGCATCCGCGACCATCATTCGCAGGGCCAGGCGTTCGGCCCCGGCTACGACCTCAAGCGCGGACGCGGCGGGATTCGCGAAATCGAATTCTTCGCGCAGATCCACCAACTCATCCACGGCGGCCGCGACCCGGCATTGCGCGCGCCGGCGACGATGGACGCGCTCGACGGATTGGCGGCGGCGGGGCGGATCAGTCGCGACGAAGCGGCGGCGTTGAAGGCGGCCTACGTCGCCTTCCGCACCACCGAACACCGGCTGCAGATGGTCGACGACCGCCAGACCCATGCGCTGCCCCGCGCGCAGGATGCGCTCGACAATGTCGGGCTGCTCGCGGGGTTAGGCAGCGGCGCGTCGCTGATCGCGATGCTGAATCCCCATGTCGTCGCGGTCGGCGGCATCTACGATTCGCTCGATCCGCCCGACACCGTGGCGCTGTCGAGCGACGACGACACGCTGCCCGCGCAACTCGAAGCGATCGGGTTCGCCGACGCCGCGACCGCGGTGCAACTGGTCGAGCGCTGGCGTGGCGGGTCGTATCCGGCGCTGCGTAGCCCGGCGGCGCGGCAGGCGCTCGAAGCGGTGCTGCCCAGCCTGATGGCGGCTTTGGGGCAGGCGCCCGATCCGCGTGCCGCCTTGATCCAGGTCGACGCGATGCTGTCGCGGCTGCCCAGCGCGATCAACTTCTTCCGCCTGCTCGAAGCGCGCCCGCAGCTCGCGCAATTGATGGCGACGATCCTCAGTCACGCGCCGCCGCTCGCCGAGGCGCTGGGGCGACGGCCGGCCTTGCTCGATGGCTTGATCGACGCGACCGCGTTGGCGCCGGTGGGGGACGTATCGACGCTGATCGCCGAGATGGCGCGGGGCGAGGCGGGGGACGATTACCAGGCGACGCTGGATCGCGTGCGGCGGATCGTCGGCGAAAAGCGCTTCGGGCTCGGCGCGCAGTTGGTGGCGGGGGCGAGCGACCCGCTCGACGTGTCGCACGGCTATGCGCGGGTCGCGGTCGCCGCGATCGAGGTACTCGCCGCCGCAACCGTCGCCGATTTCGCCGCGACGCATGGGCGGGTGCCGGACAGCGAACTCCTGATTCTCGCGCTCGGGCGGCTGGGCGGCGGAGCGTTGACGCACGCGTCCGACCTCGACCTGATCTATCTGTTTACCGGCGATTTTTCCGCGGAATCGGATGGCGCGAAGCCGCTCGGCGCGGTGCATTACTACAATCGCCTTGCGCAGCGCGTCAGTGCAGCCTTGTCCGTGCCGACCGCTGCCGGTCCGCTCTACGAGATCGACACGCGATTGCGGCCATCGGGCGCGCAGGGGCCGCTGGTCGTCTCGCTCGACGGGTTCGCACGGTATCAGCGCGAGGATGCCTGGACGTGGGAGCATATGGCGCTGACGCGGGCGCGGGCGATCTTCGGCTCGGATGCGGCGCGGTCGGCGGTCGCCGCGGTGATCGACGAGGTGCTTCAGACCCCTCGCGATCACGCCAAGACTGTCGCCGACGCGGTCGAGATGCGCAGCGAAATGGCACGCCACAAGCCGCCCGCCGGCCCGCTCGACGCCAAACTGTTGCCCGGCGGTCTGGTCGATCTGGAATTCGCGGTACACGTCGCGCAATTGACTCATAACGCCGGGTTCGATGCCGATCTCGATCCGGCGATCGCGACCTTGGCGGATCGGGACATCCTTCCCGCGACGATGGGCGAGGCGTACCGGCTGCTCACGCGCATCCTCGTCCTGCTCCGCCTCGTCGCCCCCGACAGCCAGCCGCCGTCCGACGCCACCCGCGCGCTGATCGTGCGCGTACTCGGCACAAGCGATTGGGATACGCTGGTTGCGCGGTTCGACGCGACGCGGCAGGAGGTCGCGGCAGTGTGGGCGGACGTCAGCGGAGGCACGAATGAGCGTTGA
- a CDS encoding GIY-YIG nuclease family protein gives MYILAKTYHGTLYTGATSNLIGRVIQHREEAFDGFTKRYGIKRLVYYQEGATMEDVIRREKQIKRWPREYKYNLIERLNPEWNDLAVALGLSPLDN, from the coding sequence GTGTATATCCTCGCCAAGACGTACCACGGCACGCTTTACACCGGAGCGACCTCGAACCTCATTGGCCGCGTCATTCAGCATCGCGAGGAGGCATTCGACGGATTCACGAAGCGATACGGCATCAAACGGCTGGTTTATTACCAGGAAGGCGCGACGATGGAGGACGTCATCCGGCGCGAGAAGCAGATCAAGCGCTGGCCGCGCGAATACAAATACAACCTTATCGAACGGCTGAATCCGGAATGGAATGACTTGGCGGTGGCGTTGGGCCTATCACCTCTGGACAATTGA
- a CDS encoding M23 family metallopeptidase produces the protein MINFTSLRGAVARFGQFFKTRDFIFHDGRDLRRFSIAGRTQAALAAAFAVTLFFSAYGVAQAGAGAIALTGLTEKPLSPEAKVASMEAAVADMQTKIQQIKYVADVRAKRVEARQAMLAAALNNQGNVQPIAYEPIDAKAAAVAADVVEPLARVERSQVNLAIKARVATEKRYIAAVARAKAIGIDPARFQPKPVAMGGPLIAADSAEAAADLAADAQFRALFQTWKKLDTLEDGLISIPSVQPVTDMKFTSNFGIRSDPFRGTAAFHPGVDIPCATGTAVYATADGVVDKAERSGGYGNMVEIDHGRGIQTRFGHLSKILVTAGQKVKRGQLIALSGSTGRSTGPHLHYEVRIDGRAVNPMPFLTTADYLTALKNPQLNAVPVSTEAASDSAD, from the coding sequence ATGATCAATTTTACGTCTTTGCGGGGCGCCGTCGCGCGCTTCGGGCAATTCTTCAAGACGCGCGATTTCATTTTCCACGACGGCCGTGACTTGCGACGCTTTTCGATCGCGGGCCGGACGCAGGCGGCGCTTGCCGCGGCGTTCGCTGTTACCCTGTTCTTCTCGGCCTATGGCGTGGCGCAGGCCGGCGCCGGTGCAATCGCGCTGACCGGTCTCACCGAAAAGCCGCTGTCGCCCGAGGCGAAGGTCGCCAGCATGGAGGCCGCCGTCGCCGACATGCAGACCAAAATCCAGCAGATCAAATATGTCGCCGACGTCCGCGCCAAGCGCGTCGAGGCGCGCCAGGCGATGCTCGCCGCGGCGCTGAACAACCAGGGCAACGTCCAGCCGATCGCGTACGAACCGATCGACGCCAAGGCCGCCGCGGTCGCCGCCGATGTCGTCGAGCCGCTCGCCCGTGTCGAGCGCAGCCAGGTGAATCTGGCGATCAAGGCGCGTGTCGCGACCGAGAAGCGCTACATCGCGGCGGTGGCGCGCGCGAAGGCGATCGGGATCGACCCGGCGCGCTTCCAGCCCAAGCCGGTCGCGATGGGCGGTCCGCTGATCGCCGCCGACAGCGCCGAAGCCGCAGCCGATCTTGCCGCCGACGCTCAGTTCCGCGCGCTGTTCCAGACCTGGAAGAAGCTCGACACGCTGGAGGACGGTCTGATCTCGATCCCGTCGGTCCAGCCGGTGACCGACATGAAGTTCACCAGCAATTTCGGCATCCGCAGCGATCCGTTCCGTGGCACCGCGGCGTTCCACCCCGGCGTCGATATCCCGTGCGCGACCGGCACCGCCGTCTACGCTACCGCCGATGGCGTGGTCGATAAGGCGGAGCGGTCGGGCGGCTACGGCAACATGGTCGAGATCGACCACGGCCGCGGCATCCAGACGCGCTTCGGTCACTTGTCGAAGATCCTGGTCACCGCCGGCCAGAAGGTTAAGCGCGGCCAGCTGATCGCGCTGTCGGGCTCGACCGGCCGGTCGACCGGCCCGCACCTGCACTACGAAGTCCGCATCGATGGCCGCGCGGTCAATCCGATGCCGTTCCTGACCACCGCGGATTACCTGACGGCGCTCAAGAACCCGCAGCTCAACGCGGTGCCTGTGAGCACCGAGGCGGCGTCCGACTCCGCCGACTGA
- the xth gene encoding exodeoxyribonuclease III, whose translation MKIVTYNVNGIKARIDRLVEYLTEQQPDIVCLQELKSQDDGFPIDRIHEAGYGAVWHGQKSWNGVAVLAKGKVPVERQRGLAGDPEDEHSRYLECEIDGLVVAAIYLPNGNPQPGPKFDYKLKWMDRLADRARALLAEEVPVVLAGDYNVIPNDDDTFSVRAMQDDALMQPESRERYRALLAQGWTDALRTKFPGGKVWTFWDYQAGAWQRDAGFRIDHLLLSPQAADRLRDAGVDKEYRGREKASDHAPTWVRLR comes from the coding sequence GTGAAGATCGTCACGTACAACGTCAACGGCATCAAGGCGCGGATCGACCGGTTGGTCGAGTATCTGACCGAGCAGCAGCCCGATATCGTCTGCCTTCAAGAGCTGAAGTCGCAGGACGACGGTTTCCCGATCGATCGTATCCACGAGGCCGGCTACGGCGCGGTGTGGCACGGCCAGAAGAGCTGGAACGGCGTCGCGGTGCTGGCGAAGGGCAAGGTGCCGGTCGAGCGTCAGCGCGGGCTCGCGGGCGACCCCGAGGACGAGCATAGCCGATACCTCGAATGCGAGATCGACGGGCTGGTCGTCGCCGCAATCTATCTCCCAAACGGCAACCCGCAGCCCGGGCCGAAGTTCGATTACAAGCTCAAATGGATGGATCGGCTCGCCGATCGCGCGCGTGCCTTGCTGGCCGAAGAAGTCCCGGTGGTGCTCGCGGGCGATTACAACGTCATTCCCAACGACGACGACACCTTCTCGGTCCGCGCGATGCAGGACGACGCGCTGATGCAGCCCGAAAGCCGCGAACGCTATCGCGCGCTGTTGGCGCAGGGTTGGACCGATGCCCTGCGCACGAAGTTTCCTGGCGGCAAGGTGTGGACCTTCTGGGACTATCAGGCGGGCGCGTGGCAGCGCGACGCGGGGTTCCGCATCGACCATCTGCTGCTGAGCCCCCAGGCGGCCGATCGGCTGCGCGATGCCGGCGTCGACAAGGAGTATCGCGGCCGCGAAAAGGCGAGCGACCACGCGCCGACCTGGGTCAGGTTGCGCTAA